CGGGACTTGCGCCTACGCGCAGCCGTCATGGCGCCCAGAGCGCCGTTGCCGCGCCGGCAGCGACGTTTGAAGGGAGGAACCACGAGCTTCATGGTGGTGATGCACGTGCTCGCCACCGTGGCCTTACTGCCGCGGTTTTGGAGCTGGCAAGGGATCGCCGTCTTCGCTGTTCTGTATTGGATGACCGTTCTCGGTGTGACCCTGGGTCTGCACCGCCTGGTGGCACACCGCAGCTTCGAGGTGCCGTCATGGCTGGAGAAAACATTGGTGATCATGGGCACCCTGGCCTGCCAGAGCGGGCCGATCGAGTGGATTGCACTCCACCGCCATCACCATCGCTTCTCCGACCAGCCCAATGATCACCACGACGCCGGTCGTGGCCTCTGGTGGAGCCACAGCGAATGGATGCTTCACGAAATTCCAGCCTTGGAGCACAAGGAGCGTTATGCCGGGGATCTGCTCAGCAGTCCCTTTTATGTGTGGCTCGACCGTTGGTTCCTGCTGCTGCAGATCCCCCTGGGTCTAGCGCTGTATTGGTATGGCAATGCGGCCAACGTGCACGGCGGCGGACTCGGACTCGTGCTCTGGGCCATTCCCCTTCGCCTGGTGGTCGTTTACCACGTCACCTGGCTTGTGAATTCCGCCACCCACGCATTCGGCTACCGCAATTTCAATTGTCCGGACCTTTCTCGCAATTGCTGGTGGGTGGCAGTGCTGTCCTTCGGCGAAGGCTGGCACAACAATCATCACGCCCATCCGGCCAGCGCCCGTCATGGCCTGCGTTGGTTCGAAGTCGACATCACCTGGCTGCACATCCGACTGCTGCAGAAATTGGGGCTGACCCGCCGGGTGCGCCAGGCGCGTTACCCCGGCTGAGTGGTCGCGCGAAGCTCGGCGAGAAAAGCTTCAGCGCTGAGCCCCTGGCGGCCCTCCAGCTTGAGGTGCGTGGCATAAAGATCGAGGAACTCGCCGTCGAGTTCTTCGGCGCTGTAGTCACGCATCCCCGCCATCACCTCCGCAAAACGCTCGCGGCGCTGGGTTTTGCTAACCGGATAAGCCTCCATCACCAGATCACGGCATTGACGCCAGGACTGCCCGCGGCAGAGTCTGTCGGCAATGGCGGCACTGAGGAGTGACGACTCCTGGGGCGCAATCCGCCAATCAAAGCCGGGCGGCAGGGACGCCAAGCCGACAAAGATCTCGAACAAGGCTCCGGCACCAAGGGGGTTTGATTGCGCATCGAGCAGGGGCACTGCACCGTCTTTCAGCACCTTGAGCAGATCGGGATGCACCTCAGCCAGGTGCTCCCTGATTGGGGCCAGACCGGCGTGAAGCACCGTATTGGCCTGACCGAGAGCCAAAAACACCTCAGGCCCTGGAGAGGCGAGCTTGCCGTTGCGCAGGTTGGAGATCTGGGAGTTGTGCACACGCCCGAGATCGAGCGCATCAGCCAAGGCAGGCAACACCTTGTGCGACCAGCCATTGCGCTCATGCCAGACGTGAATGAGATGGGCCATTGCCTGACGCCCCTCGGCCAGCTGATCGCGGTAACCCCTGGTCACATGATCAGCATCACTGGTGTTGCTCATTGCTTGATACGGATCCGTATTGCGTATAGTCTGCGGATATCAACCAGATAAGGCCATGGCCTCAAGCGTCATCACTGCGCCATCACCCCCCAGTCGACCGGCAGCTTCGCACCGGGCCCAGGCGCTTGCAACCCTGCTGCAACAGCCTCGCCGGGGCAAGACCTCAGCGGCACCGAAAAAGGGACTTCACTGGCTGACGATCGGTTTCATGATCGTGATCCATAGCCTGGCCCTTCTGGCCTTGCTGCCGATGTTCTGGAGCTGGCAGGCCGTCACCAGCCTGCTGGTGCTCTACTGGGTCACCGCCTGCCTAGGCGTGACCATCGGCTATCACCGCTTGCTGTCCCACCGATCCTTCCAGCTCCCTCGCTGGCTGGAACGCTTCTTCGCCACTTGCGGCGCCCTCAGCTGCCAGCACGGGCCGATCGACTGGGTGGGATTGCACCGCCATCACCACAAGTTTTCCGATACGGATGCGGATCACCACAACAGCCACCGCGGCTTCTGGTGGAGCCACATGGGTTGGATGTTCGAGTCCGTCCCAGCCATGAAGGCCGTGCCCCGCATGACCGGCGACCTGGCACAGGATCCGTACTACCGCTGGCTCAATAACAATTTCCTGCTGCTGCAGCTGCCCTTGGCCGGCCTGCTGTTTTGGATTGGCACCGCCACCGGAGCTGGCGGCTGGGCCTTGGTGCTGTGGGGCATTCCCCTGCGCCTGGCGCTGGTGTATCACGTCACCTGGCTCGTGAATTCCGCCACCCACTGCTGGGGAACCGTGGCTTACGACAGCGGTGACGCCTCCCGTAACAACAAGTGGGTGGCCGCCCTCACCTTCGGCGAGGGCTGGCACAACAACCACCACGCGTATCCGCACTCCGCCCGCCACGGACTTCAGCCAGGGCAGATCGACCTCACTTGGGAGCACATCCGGCTGATGCGGGCCCTTGGGCTGGCCACGAAAATACGCCTGCCCGTCGCGTCGTAAAATTACCGATCGCTTATTCGACGTCGTCCGGAATTATCGCCATGGCCAAGCGCGTACAAGTCGTTCTGAATGAGGACGTTCTCAGCCTCGGCAGGGATGGCGACATGGTGGAAGTTGCCCCCGGGTATGCCCGCAACTTCCTTCTCCCTTACGGCAAAGCCGTCCCAGTCACCCCAGCGGTGATGAAGCAGGTGGAGCATCGCCGGGCCAAGGAGGCTGAGCGCCAAGCCGCACTCAAGCAAGACGCCCTGGCCTTCCGCACCGCCCTCGACACCATCGGTCGCTTCACCGTGAAGAAGCAGACCGGCGATGACGACGTGCTGTTCGGAACCGTCACCAATGGCGACGTGGCCGAAGTGATTGAAGAAGCCACCAAGAAGGAGGTGGACCGCCGCGACATCACCGTTCCCGACATCCACCGCACCGGCAACTACAAGGTCAGCGTCAAGCTGCACAGTGAAGTCACCGCTGAAATCAACCTGGAAGTGGTCAGCTACTGACCCAGGTCGCAAGGGGATATGTGAGGCCGTCACAGCCCACTCTGTTGCGTGCGCGCAAGTACGCCAGAGTGGGCGTCGGCGTTGAAAGGTCAGGTCCATGGTGAGCGTTCCCCTGACGGATGCCGGCGGTGAGTCCGCCGACGGGGATCGCCGCAGTTTCGGCAAGGGGCGCCGGAGGGATGAACCCAACTTCGAGGCCCTGCCCGATTCCGTTCCGCCCCAGAATGTGGAGGCAGAGGAAGCCGTGCTGGGCGGCATCCTGCTGGACCCCGACGCCATCGGCCGGGTGGCGGATGTGTTGCAACCAGAGGCGTTTTATCTCGGTGCCCATCGGGAGATCTTCCGCACTGCGGTGATGCTCCACAGCCAGGGCAAACCCACCGATCTCACGGCCATGACCGCCTGGCTGGCCGACACAGGAGCGCTCGAGAAAGTAGGCGGCAGCAACCGGCTCGTGGAGCTGGTGGAGCGGGTGGCCTCCACCGCTTCGATCGAGCAGGTGGCCCGCCTGGTAATGGACAAGTACCTGCGCCGGCAGCTGATCCGCTCCGGCAACGAGGTGATTCAGCTGGGCTTTGACCAAAGCCTGCCGATGGAGCAGGTGCTCGACAAAGCCGAGCAAACGATCTTTGCGATCAGCCAGGAGAAGCCCTCAAAGGGCCTCACGCCCACAGCCGAAATTCTCACCAGCACCTTCAACGAGATCGAAAGCCGGTCGCTGGGCACCTCGGTGGCGGGCATCCCGGTGAATTTCTACGACCTCGATGCCATGACCCAGGGCCTGCAACGCAGTGACCTGATCATCGTGGCCGGCCGACCGGCCATGGGCAAAACCTCAATTGTGCTCAACCTGGCCAAGAACGTGGCCCAGCTGCACGATCTGCCGGTGTGCGTGTTCTCCCTGGAGATGAGCAAGGAGCAGCTCACTTACAGGCTGCTGTCGATGGAAGTGGGCATCGAGGCCGGTCGCCTGCGCACCGGTCGCCTGCAACAGGAGGAGTGGCCGCTGCTCGGCCAAGGCATCAACACCCTGGGGCAACTGCCGATTTACATCGACGACAAACCCAACTCCGGCGTCCTGGAGATGCGCTCCCTCTGCCGGCGCCTGATGGCGGAACAGGGCAAGGAGCTTGGTCTGGTGGTGATCGACTACCTGCAGCTGATGGAGGGATCGAGCCCTGACAACCGCGTGCAGGAGATTTCCCGCATCACCCGGGCCCTCAAAGGCATGGCCCGGGAGCTGAACGTGCCGGTGATCGCCCTCTCCCAGCTCAGCCGTGGTGTGGAGTCGCGCACCAACAAACGGCCGATGCTGAGCGACCTGCGCGAATCCGGCTCCATCGAGCAGGACGCCGACCTGGTGCTGATGATTTACCGCGACGAGTACTACAACCCGGAAACCCCCGACCGCGGCATCACCGAAGTGATCGTGACCAAGCACCGCAACGGACCGGTGGGCACCGTGAAGCTGCTGTTCGAGCCTCAGTTCACCCGCTTCCGCAACCTGGCGGCGTAAGCCGATTGCCGATACTGGAGCGATGGCCAGTAGCTCCTTTCCCACGGAATCCTTCGACGTGATCGTCGTGGGGGGTGGCCATGCGGGCTGTGAAGCCGCCATCACCAGTGCTCGCCTCGGGCTGAACACCGCCCTGTTCACCCTCAATCTGGATCGCATCGCCTGGCAGCCCTGCAACCCTGCCGTCGGTGGCCCCGCCAAAAGCCAGCTCGTCCATGAAGTGGATGCCCTCGGTGGCGTGATCGGCCGCCTGGCCGATGCCAC
The sequence above is a segment of the Synechococcus sp. PROS-7-1 genome. Coding sequences within it:
- a CDS encoding fatty acid desaturase, translating into MVTTSPADTGSQRDLRLRAAVMAPRAPLPRRQRRLKGGTTSFMVVMHVLATVALLPRFWSWQGIAVFAVLYWMTVLGVTLGLHRLVAHRSFEVPSWLEKTLVIMGTLACQSGPIEWIALHRHHHRFSDQPNDHHDAGRGLWWSHSEWMLHEIPALEHKERYAGDLLSSPFYVWLDRWFLLLQIPLGLALYWYGNAANVHGGGLGLVLWAIPLRLVVVYHVTWLVNSATHAFGYRNFNCPDLSRNCWWVAVLSFGEGWHNNHHAHPASARHGLRWFEVDITWLHIRLLQKLGLTRRVRQARYPG
- a CDS encoding fatty acid desaturase: MASSVITAPSPPSRPAASHRAQALATLLQQPRRGKTSAAPKKGLHWLTIGFMIVIHSLALLALLPMFWSWQAVTSLLVLYWVTACLGVTIGYHRLLSHRSFQLPRWLERFFATCGALSCQHGPIDWVGLHRHHHKFSDTDADHHNSHRGFWWSHMGWMFESVPAMKAVPRMTGDLAQDPYYRWLNNNFLLLQLPLAGLLFWIGTATGAGGWALVLWGIPLRLALVYHVTWLVNSATHCWGTVAYDSGDASRNNKWVAALTFGEGWHNNHHAYPHSARHGLQPGQIDLTWEHIRLMRALGLATKIRLPVAS
- the rplI gene encoding 50S ribosomal protein L9; the protein is MAKRVQVVLNEDVLSLGRDGDMVEVAPGYARNFLLPYGKAVPVTPAVMKQVEHRRAKEAERQAALKQDALAFRTALDTIGRFTVKKQTGDDDVLFGTVTNGDVAEVIEEATKKEVDRRDITVPDIHRTGNYKVSVKLHSEVTAEINLEVVSY
- the dnaB gene encoding replicative DNA helicase, with amino-acid sequence MVSVPLTDAGGESADGDRRSFGKGRRRDEPNFEALPDSVPPQNVEAEEAVLGGILLDPDAIGRVADVLQPEAFYLGAHREIFRTAVMLHSQGKPTDLTAMTAWLADTGALEKVGGSNRLVELVERVASTASIEQVARLVMDKYLRRQLIRSGNEVIQLGFDQSLPMEQVLDKAEQTIFAISQEKPSKGLTPTAEILTSTFNEIESRSLGTSVAGIPVNFYDLDAMTQGLQRSDLIIVAGRPAMGKTSIVLNLAKNVAQLHDLPVCVFSLEMSKEQLTYRLLSMEVGIEAGRLRTGRLQQEEWPLLGQGINTLGQLPIYIDDKPNSGVLEMRSLCRRLMAEQGKELGLVVIDYLQLMEGSSPDNRVQEISRITRALKGMARELNVPVIALSQLSRGVESRTNKRPMLSDLRESGSIEQDADLVLMIYRDEYYNPETPDRGITEVIVTKHRNGPVGTVKLLFEPQFTRFRNLAA